CTCGGCATCGGCGTGGGCTCTCTGGCAGTCGCGATTCCTGCGCCGGCAGTCGAGCCCCCGTGGACGAGCGTGCCGTCGGGCGTGGGCGGCTACATCTGGTTTGGAGTTGGCGAGCCTTTGTGGGCGACCGCCAACACCCTACGCGTGGGATGGGCGGTCGACTCGCTTGCCGGCGTCATGCTCGTCGTCGTTGGCGTTGTCGCTCTGATGGTGATGATCTTCTCGATCGGCTACATGCACGGCGACCCGGGTTGGACGCGCTACTTCGCACTGCTGTGCCTGTTCACGGGTGCCATGACTCTGCTGGTGATCGGCGATTCCCTGGTGACGCTGTTCATCGGCTGGGAGCTTGTGGGTGCGTGCTCGTACCTTCTGATCGGCTTCTGGTACCAGAAGCCCTCCGCCGCGGCCGCAGCCGTGAAGGCGTTCTTGACCACCCGTGTGGGCGACATCGGCCTCTTGATCGGACTTGCGGTCCTGTGGTCGGCTACCGGCTCGCTGCGCTACGTCGACATCATGTCGCAACTGCCCAGGCTCGCCCCGAGTGTTGTGACGGCTGCCGCGATCTGTATCGCCATCGGCGCGATGGGCAAGTCCGCGCAGTTCCCACTGCACATCTGGCTGCCCGACGCGATGGAAGGCCCAACGCCGGTCTCGGCGCTCATCCATGCGGCAACGATGGTGGCCGCGGGCGTCTTCCTGGTCGCGCGTGTGTGGCCGCTCTTCGAAGTCGCACCGGCGGCGCGCTCGATGCTGCTGTTAGTCGGGACCATCTCGGCGCTGGGTGCCGCTCTGGCGGCGGTGGCTCAACGCGATATCAAGAAGGTGCTTGCGTACTCGACAATCAGCCAGCTCGGCTACATGTTCGCGGCTTTGGGCGCTGGCATGTGGGCCGTCGCCCTCTTCCACCTCGTCACACACGCAGCGTTCAAGGCGCTGCTGTTCCTGACGTCCGGGTCCGTCATTCACGGATCCGAGACCCAAGACATGCGCGAGATGGGCGGGCTTCGCAAGGAGATGCCCGTTACGTTCGCCGTTTGGATGGTCGGCGTGATTGCGCTGGTTGGCATCTGGCCGCTGGCCGGGTTCTGGAGCAAGGACCTCGTACTCGACGTGGTCTGGAAGGCGTCCCCGGTCGCAGGGCTCGCATTGTTCGCTGGTGCGTTCGTGACAGGCTTGTACTCTGCGCGCGCCACGCGCCTGACGTTCTTCGGCGAGCGCCGAGGTGGGGGACACGCGCACGAGAGTTCAGCGTCCATGATCGTGCCGCTCGCACTTCTGGCCGTTCCCGCCATCGTGCTCGGCTTTGCCGGCCCATGGCTCTTTGCCAAGCTCGGCCAGGAGTGGGAAGCGCTGTCGGTTCCGCTGTCCCTGACCGCCGTCGGGTTGGGTCTCGCCGGCGCCGTGACTGGGTGGCTCCTCGAAAGTGGCGAGAAGGCCGACGAGGCGTTGGAGTCGCGCACTGGATTCTTCTGGCGTGCCTCGGCATCGGCGTTCGGCTATGACGCCCTGGTCTACCGAGTTCTCGTCGGCCCAACGGTCGTGGCGGCGCGCACGGTCTGGGCGTTCGTCGACCGATGGCTGATTGATGGAACCGTCGAGGGTGCAGTCGCGGTGGTGCGCTGGATATCGACCGCGAGCGCTGACATGCAAAACGGCGACGTGCAGTGGTACGGCGCCATCATCGTGGTGGGCATCGCCCTGATGCTTGCGATGAGCGTCTGGCTGGGGAGGTGACGGCGTGATGCAGCTCGATCTGATGATCTTGGTTCCGGCAGTCTTCGCACTGCTCTCTCTCGCCGTCGGTCGTTGGTCTGCGAGCGCTCCTCGGTGGATCGGCTTGGCCGCCATAGTCGCCCAGGCGGGACTGCTGGCCTCGCTCGGGCTCGAACGGATCATGTCAGGAGAGCGCATCACCGGTGCAGTGGTGCCTCTGGCCGGCTCGCACTGGATGACCGTTATCGACGGACTGTCGGCGCCGCTTGTGCTTCTCACGGTGTTCATCGGGCTGATCGCGATCTTGGCTTCGTGGAAGATCACCGAGCGACCGGGGCCGTACTTCGCGCTGCTCTTGGCGCTGCAGGCCGCCGTTACCGGCGTCTTCTTGGCCGACAACGTCGTGCTGTTCTACATCGCATGGGAGTCTGTCTTGATCCCGATGTTCTTCCTTATCGGCGGGTGGGGTTCTTCGAATCGCAAGCATGCAGCCAGCAAGTTCCTCATCTACACCTTTGCCGCTGGCGCCGTGATGCTCGCAGGCCTGATCATGTCGCTGCTTGGCGACGCCCGCACCCCCAGCATCACCGAAATCACGGCTCACGCCTCCTCGCTGCCGTACCCCCAGCTCCTCTTCTGGCTGCTTATGGTGGGCTTCCTGGTGAAGCTCCCGGTCGTTCCCTTGCACACGTGGCTACCTGACGCACATACCGAGGCCCCCACTGCGGGTTCGATCGTGCTGGCGGGTGTGATGCTGAAGATGGGCGGCTACGGCATCATGCGGCTTGCGATGCCCTTTGCCCCCACGGCGTTCCAGTCCAGCCGAGGCATTCTTGCCGTTCTTGGCATCCTTGGAATCGTGTACGGCGCGGCTATGGCGCTGACTCAGACCGACTTGAAGCGGCTCGTAGCGTATTCGTCGGTGTCGCACATGGGCTTCGTCGTGCTGGCGATCTCAGTGGCGACGCCGAACGCGTTGGGTGCGGCGATGTTTGCGATGGTCAGTCACGGTCTTGTCGCGGGGCTGCTCTTCTTGCTCGTCGGTTCGCTCTACGACCGAGCGCACACACGTGAGCTCAGCCGCTTCGGAGGGCTGGGCAAGGTCATCCCACTCTGGGGAGTCGCATTTACCTTTGCCGCATTGGCCTCACTCGGCCTGCCCGGACTCTCTGGGTTCCCCGGCGAATTCGTGACCGTCATCGAGTCGTTTGGCGCATTTGGCTGGTGGACCGTGGTTGGGACGATAGGGCTTGCGCTGGGAGCGGCGTACAACCTGCGTGCTGTCCGACTGACGGTCAACGGGCCTACGGGCCAGTTCGAGGAGCTCGCGGACCTTTCCGGGCGCGAGATCGCGCTGGTTGGGCTCTTCTCGGCAGGGATCGTGGTCCTAGGCGTTGAGCCGACGCTTCTCCTGTCGATCTCGCAGGCCGCACTTCGCGCGCTTTCGCACGTGGTCGGAGGGGGAGCGTAGATGTCAGCCAACGCGCTCGCCATCGTCACGCTCGGACCTCTGGCCGTCGGCGCCGTACTCGGAGTGCTCCTTGACGCATTCTCAACTCGCCGAGCCGCCGTGGTGGCCGTGCTCATCGGGTTTGGTGTGTCGGCCGGCATGTCGGTCAGCTCCCTGGCGCAGCACAGTTTGCCGACAACAGCGTGGGGCGTGTTGCACGTTGGAGGGCCGTTCGCCGCCGTTAGCGCCACAGTCGCGCTTGTGGGAGGACTGGCGGTTGCTGGCGGCTCCTCCGCGATGGTTCGGCGAGATTGGGGCGGGACTCTCGCAGGCTTGATGGCGTTTGCAGCGCTCGCCTCGATCGTCGTGGCCGGCAGCCGAGACATCACTCTGCTACTCATCGGGCTCGAGACTGCCGCTGCGTGCGCGTACGCACTCGTGGCGGCTGGGAGGGGTTCGAGGGCCCGCGAGGCCGCCATGAAGTACTTCATCCAAGGTGCGATCGCGACCGGGCTTTTCGTGTTTAGTATGGCAATCCTGGTCGGGGTGTTCATCCCGACGGGAGACTTAGAGGGCTTGGTCGCGTCCTTGGCCACAGGCCCGGCAATCAGTGTCGCCACAGCTGGCCTCGTGCTCATGATAGGAGCGCTGGCATTCAAGGCGGGCGCCGCACCGTTCCACGCTTGGGCGCCCGACGCGTACGAGTCATCTTCTCCCGAGTCAGCCGCCTTTCTCGCCGCTGGCCCGAAGCTGGGCGCGGTCACCATTCTGGCGGTGCTCGCATCGTTCTCGGCCTCAGGGCGTCTGGAGCTACCAATCTCGGCCGTGTTCGCCTTGCTGGCGGTCGTCTCCGTACTTGTTGGCTCGATCGCAGCGCTGCGCCAGAGATCGTACACGCGGATGCTGGGATACGCCGGCGTGGCGCAGATCGGGTACGCCTTGATAGCGATCTCAACCACGCATGCCTTCATGGGACCGATCTTCTTCACTGCGTGCTACGCGCTGGCTGCTACCGGGACGTTCCTTTCGGCGGCGGCGTTCAGGCGTGTGGACCCGAACTGGGACGGTAGCGTCGACGGCTTGGCTGGGATGTCGCGCAAGGCCCCTTGGCTCAGTGGCGCCACGGCGATTCTGTTGATCTCGCTTGCCGGGATTCCACCGCTGCTGGGCTTCTGGGCCAAGTTCGCGGTGTTCGTCGGTGCCATCGGAGCTGCCTTCAACGCGTTCTCGGCGCCAAACCAGAGCGCGCTCGGCACTATCTACGCCACCTGCGCCGCGGTCGGTATCATCGGTTCCGTCGTCTCGCTGGGCTACTATGGGGCTGTGTTAAGGGCGCTCTATCAAGCCGACCGCCCCGCGACAGCCGTCGGGAGCGAGGACTCCACCCACGCACCCGATGGTTCGGCCAACGACGACGTCGACGAGGGGGGGAGCGCCGCCTCGATCGTCGTTGTCATCGTCGTGCTGATCGTTGTCCTCGGACTGCTTCCGCTCCTCACCGGAATCCCCGCGATTTGGGGCCTATTCGGGTAGGATTGCGGACGCCGAATCTCCCTTGCGCTTCCATTTTTCGGGTGCTAGCATGCATAACGAGTTGCATGCGAATGCAACCCCTTACCCCTGAGCCTCAAGGTGCCGGCCTTGGGGCTCCCCCTGTTCTTGGGGTCTGTTTCGGGCCTTCTCGGCACCCCTCTCAAGGCAATGTGACTGAGGTCACATCACGTCACACCGACGCACTCTGTGATGGATGTCACAGAGGCTCTGACCTGCGCATATGCCGGTATCAAGTCCCTTGTTAGGGGTGCCGATACCCACAGCATGATGATCTCAACGCTACATGGTCGGCAGGCCATCAACATCGTCCTCAGAGCGGGGGTCCCGATAGTGCACCAGGCTATTTCTGATGTCTCGGTTGACGTGGTTCAGGCTGCAATTCTGGTGGCCGAGAATACACCCGACCCGCGCAGTGAGTGCGTCGAGCTAGCGCTCGTCCACATGGACGCCGGCAAGCCCGACTCGCGCACCGTCGCACAAGCGATGATCTCCTCGATTATCGCGGACTCCAACCGCTGATCGGGATCGTTCTCGGCTGGCGGCCGGCGGCCCCCACCCCCATACTGGGGGGTGACCCTGTTTCACCTCGTCAAAGGGGGCGCCATGGACGGCAGGGCTGCACGCACGGTTCTCACAGTCGTTGTCGATATTCTGATCGCCTTCGCGATAGCTCTCGCGATTCGCCAGTTCCTCGTCTTCTCCGGTCGCATCGCCCATCAGGGGTGGGCTGAGGCCTTCAATGCAATTACAGCCAAGCTAGTCATCCCATTCGGCCGCGCTGACATCAAGACTCCGTACGGGGGCGTCTTCGACGTCGACAATGCGCTTACGGTGGTCGTGTTTGTTGTGGCCGAGTGGGTACTGTCGTCGGTGCGCGACCGGGCATAGACTACCTGCCGGCGCAGACAGTCGCCGCTGGAACAACCACAAGGATGGTGCTGACGCATGCCGAGGACGCCCCGCGCGATCGTGCTCGTTCTCGACAGTGTCGGGGCAGGCGAACTTCCCGACGCTGAGGAGTATGGCGACGTTGGTTCGAACACGCTTGGCAACACGGCCCAAGCTGTTGGCGGCATCTCGATGCCGAACCTCGAGGGCATGGGCCTTGGCAACATCACCTCAATCATGGGTGTCGCGCCATGCACACAACCCACAGCGTCGTGGGGCAAGAACGCCGAGGCCTCGGCGGGCAAGGACACCACCACCGGGCACTGGGAGATGATGGGTCTGAAGCTGACTCAGGCGTTTCCGACGTACCCCGAAGGGTTCCCGCCCCAGGTCATGGATGCATTCACCCGCGAGACGGGGCTGGGCTGGCTCGGCAACTATCCCGCGAGCGGGACGGTCATCATCCAGGAACTCGGCGATGAGCACGTTCGGACCGGCAAGCCCATCATCTACACGAGTGCGGATAGCGTCTTTCAGATCGCCGCTCATGAGGACGTCATCCCGATCGAGAAGCTCTACGAGATTTGCGGCATCTCCCGCGAACGAGTTGTGGTGGGCGAGCACGCTGTCGGGCGTGTCATCGCTCGGCCGTTCATCGGGCCCAACGAGGCGGGCGAGTACACGCGAACGCACCGCAGACGCGACTTTGCACTCGCGCCTTCCGAGCCAACCGTGCTCGATCGGCTGGCCGAGGTGGGCGTGGAAAGCTACGGGATCGGCAAGATCGGCGAGATCTTCGCGTGGCGCGGCATCTGCGAGTCGCCCCACTCTACTGACAACATGAACGGTTTCGATCACCTGCTCGAGCGAGTGAGCGACGACGAGAGCGGTTTCGTCTTTGCGAACCTGGTCGATTTCGACATGGTATGGGGACATCGCAACGACGTTGAGGGCTACGCACGTGGCCTTGAGGCTGTTGACGCTCGAATCCCAGAACTGCTCGACGCCATGATCGACGGCGACCTGCTGATCGTCACGGCCGACCACGGCTGCGACCCCACGACGCCGTCGACCGATCACAGCCGTGAGTACACGCCGCTGATCGCGCACGTGAAAGGCGTCGACCGAGGCGTGGAGCTCGGCATCCGATCGACCTTCGGAGACATCGGCGAGACGGTGCTGGACTTCTA
The genomic region above belongs to Coriobacteriia bacterium and contains:
- the nuoL gene encoding NADH-quinone oxidoreductase subunit L; protein product: LGIGVGSLAVAIPAPAVEPPWTSVPSGVGGYIWFGVGEPLWATANTLRVGWAVDSLAGVMLVVVGVVALMVMIFSIGYMHGDPGWTRYFALLCLFTGAMTLLVIGDSLVTLFIGWELVGACSYLLIGFWYQKPSAAAAAVKAFLTTRVGDIGLLIGLAVLWSATGSLRYVDIMSQLPRLAPSVVTAAAICIAIGAMGKSAQFPLHIWLPDAMEGPTPVSALIHAATMVAAGVFLVARVWPLFEVAPAARSMLLLVGTISALGAALAAVAQRDIKKVLAYSTISQLGYMFAALGAGMWAVALFHLVTHAAFKALLFLTSGSVIHGSETQDMREMGGLRKEMPVTFAVWMVGVIALVGIWPLAGFWSKDLVLDVVWKASPVAGLALFAGAFVTGLYSARATRLTFFGERRGGGHAHESSASMIVPLALLAVPAIVLGFAGPWLFAKLGQEWEALSVPLSLTAVGLGLAGAVTGWLLESGEKADEALESRTGFFWRASASAFGYDALVYRVLVGPTVVAARTVWAFVDRWLIDGTVEGAVAVVRWISTASADMQNGDVQWYGAIIVVGIALMLAMSVWLGR
- a CDS encoding proton-conducting transporter membrane subunit, translated to MSANALAIVTLGPLAVGAVLGVLLDAFSTRRAAVVAVLIGFGVSAGMSVSSLAQHSLPTTAWGVLHVGGPFAAVSATVALVGGLAVAGGSSAMVRRDWGGTLAGLMAFAALASIVVAGSRDITLLLIGLETAAACAYALVAAGRGSRAREAAMKYFIQGAIATGLFVFSMAILVGVFIPTGDLEGLVASLATGPAISVATAGLVLMIGALAFKAGAAPFHAWAPDAYESSSPESAAFLAAGPKLGAVTILAVLASFSASGRLELPISAVFALLAVVSVLVGSIAALRQRSYTRMLGYAGVAQIGYALIAISTTHAFMGPIFFTACYALAATGTFLSAAAFRRVDPNWDGSVDGLAGMSRKAPWLSGATAILLISLAGIPPLLGFWAKFAVFVGAIGAAFNAFSAPNQSALGTIYATCAAVGIIGSVVSLGYYGAVLRALYQADRPATAVGSEDSTHAPDGSANDDVDEGGSAASIVVVIVVLIVVLGLLPLLTGIPAIWGLFG
- a CDS encoding NADH-quinone oxidoreductase subunit M translates to MQLDLMILVPAVFALLSLAVGRWSASAPRWIGLAAIVAQAGLLASLGLERIMSGERITGAVVPLAGSHWMTVIDGLSAPLVLLTVFIGLIAILASWKITERPGPYFALLLALQAAVTGVFLADNVVLFYIAWESVLIPMFFLIGGWGSSNRKHAASKFLIYTFAAGAVMLAGLIMSLLGDARTPSITEITAHASSLPYPQLLFWLLMVGFLVKLPVVPLHTWLPDAHTEAPTAGSIVLAGVMLKMGGYGIMRLAMPFAPTAFQSSRGILAVLGILGIVYGAAMALTQTDLKRLVAYSSVSHMGFVVLAISVATPNALGAAMFAMVSHGLVAGLLFLLVGSLYDRAHTRELSRFGGLGKVIPLWGVAFTFAALASLGLPGLSGFPGEFVTVIESFGAFGWWTVVGTIGLALGAAYNLRAVRLTVNGPTGQFEELADLSGREIALVGLFSAGIVVLGVEPTLLLSISQAALRALSHVVGGGA
- a CDS encoding phosphopentomutase, which produces MPRTPRAIVLVLDSVGAGELPDAEEYGDVGSNTLGNTAQAVGGISMPNLEGMGLGNITSIMGVAPCTQPTASWGKNAEASAGKDTTTGHWEMMGLKLTQAFPTYPEGFPPQVMDAFTRETGLGWLGNYPASGTVIIQELGDEHVRTGKPIIYTSADSVFQIAAHEDVIPIEKLYEICGISRERVVVGEHAVGRVIARPFIGPNEAGEYTRTHRRRDFALAPSEPTVLDRLAEVGVESYGIGKIGEIFAWRGICESPHSTDNMNGFDHLLERVSDDESGFVFANLVDFDMVWGHRNDVEGYARGLEAVDARIPELLDAMIDGDLLIVTADHGCDPTTPSTDHSREYTPLIAHVKGVDRGVELGIRSTFGDIGETVLDFYGISGACGRGTSFLSEVRGA